From Zingiber officinale cultivar Zhangliang chromosome 5B, Zo_v1.1, whole genome shotgun sequence, the proteins below share one genomic window:
- the LOC121986863 gene encoding proteasome subunit alpha type-5-like has protein sequence MSEVIWYYTDPSGTFWQCNAKAIGSGSEGADSSLQEQYNKDLSLLEAETIALSILKQVMEEKVTPNNVDIAKVAPTYHLYTPAEVKDVISRL, from the exons ATGTCAGAAGTTATCTG GTACTATACCGATCCATCTGGCACATTCTGGCAATGCAATGCAAAAGCAATAGGATCTGGATCCGAAGGAGCTGATAGTTCTCTTCAAGAGCAATACAACAAG GACCTGTCCCTTCTGGAAGCTGAAACTATAGCTCTTTCCATCCTGAAACAAGTCATGGAAGAAAAG GTAACCCCTAATAATGTTGACATTGCAAAGGTGGCTCCTACTTACCATCTATATACACCTGCCGAGGTTAAAGATGTCATTTCTCGCCTTTGA